CAGATTTGACGAGCTTCCATTTATTACCTctcataaatatgaaatatcttATAGGACGGAAGTATGTAAAGAttcattcgaataaattttactaCTGTATTTTATAGATCGGAtataatcgagaaagagaacattCGATTTAACGCGTTAATACTAAACTAATATTTCCAATAGAATAGAAACGAATTGTTACATTGCTAAATAAGTCGCGAAGTTCTATGATATTGAATATACAGTACAAAAACTATTAACTAcggtaaaataatttaataataatgttaataccttaattaaaatttgcgAAAGATTACTAATAGCATCTACTGTCAACTGCCATTGAacaacgattaatttttaattgcgCGAATCGAATTCTCATGCATTGTTTTACTATTGCAGTATCGTTGACAAAAATGTTTAACATCTTATACTATTTActattctatttctaaaagcagtgagaaaaagaagagcttAATTGATCTatacttcttcttattccctctaaataatttatagaaaatttagcTAAAGATGATGGTCGTATTATgatgataagaaaagaaaaagtgatttTGATGATTCGAAAAATAGATGCAAACATATTTGTTGGTTTACTGTAGCAAGCAACTCTAATCGAGAAATTGAATCATTAgatcaaatgaaatatcttcgtctaaaataatactaaagatatatacatacgttcatgtatacatatgtatagtatACGTCTACGATCTTGATAAtgaatatcaatattattaagaatattatatgtaatttaacgTATCATGATCTTGTATCCGGTGTTATAATTCAAAATGACCGATACGAGAGTAAACAGAATTCTCAAATAGCTTTTCTTGGTAAAATCTTGCCAAAGTTTTAGattaaatgtgtatatataatatatatatatatgcatatatatacatatattatatatgctaAGAAGATTTTttctaagaatattttttacaaaagattGAAAATGAGGAGAACTTTGTCGgatgaaacgaagagaaaaaacataataGCTGTTTAGCATAGAGTCATCCGTTGATCGACAAATTATGATACATCTTAAGATTATCTCACAAACTCGAGAGACAAATCTTTACTTGGCAAACAGCTTTTCATCTTGGCAGGCGGTTATACATGCGAGTAACGCGAGAAGATACTCTTTAAAGATCGTGGCAAGAACTCTTCTACATAGAGACAGGCAaaacagatatatagataatcagatatctctctatgtatgtatatgtactatatacatatatatatacacatatatatataatatatataatatatagatgtaatatatatatatagtgtgtgtgtacaaGTATGTGTATAGTTTtcagtttttatatatacatacgaggTGACCAATCAAAATCGATACGTTCGACGTCTTTGTCTGGGACGAAAGCACGAAAAGATATTGGTCCTCTACTTCCATTTATACTCGTTCAGACAAATGCTACGTTCCTTTATTCTTATCGTTGTGTttattctaaaacaaaaaatctttcACGAACATTAATCAAAAAGAGTACCTATGCGTTTACACGTAATTCCGAAAATTTCCTTTTCCCACAGTTTTTAAACACTGACCCTAAAACACACTAAATAATCTTGGATATCATCTAACCTTTTCTCGACAAAGAGATTACGTTTTGCTATctaaatttcgatatttcgaaagatatatatacgggGTAATATAAAGAGAATGTAGGTAGAAGAGATAGggaaaaaatgtattgatCTCGTtttcagaaaatatatctCGAAAGATAATGGTAGACTTCAAAGCAAGAGgccattatttttatagggTAAATTCAACTCCGTTTATAtgtcgagaaataaaaatctattcgaTCGTGCTCGTTTCGAGAGGTCACagtatatacgcgtatatatgtatattaggATAGATAGAAGAGTCGTCTGTTCTATTTGAAACGGGACTTGAATAACAAGTTGCTTGCTTAGTAagtgaatgaataaaaaccCGTACGGCTCACTCTGTGCTGAGAGTGCTGAGAGTGTTTCGCACCTTGCGAGGCGTTTGGCGAATGTGCACGCAAGGAGACCATCGAGGGTTGCCTCGATGGTACGCGTACACTTGCCCTAGAACCACGACGTTCCTGGGTATGTAGAAGTTTGTTGTCCCTTAACAAGGATACGTTCATCAATCGTGCATTGGGAGTGttgaaaatcgttcgattctcTCGCCAACGTGCTCTGAAACGATTCAAGTAGGACAAAATCTTAGTAAACTTTTCCCAAAGTTTTATCATCTTCAACTTACTTGCTGAAAAGTCTAAGGACGACGCATATAATGATGAACATCAATGCCATGCCAACGAGAACTCCGATCATCGCTGGATCCACATATTGCAAACTGGGTGGTTCTTTGTTCTCGGCTAAAAACATCAAAGAATTTACTTAATTAATGTTCTCTAATGTacttcattaaatatattctttgaatAACTTCACGCAAACGACATGTCACACATGCCAGTATGATTCCAATCAAGAgttcctttttctcattttaaagaAGAGTCATCGTTTTTACCCTTACCAATACAAACTATGACACCGTTGGGCTGTGTCACCGGAATCTTCTCGAAGATGCAAATGCATCGACTGTCCCTGCACTCCGTTTGGCTGACTCGTGCCTCGCATTGTTCGTGAAAGAAGCAGCTTTCGTTAACGTTCGCcgctgaaaaatattttcgttagatttctcttttttcttttcctacgaACGACGGAtagtttctattatttatgaaGGTTATCTTTGTCcttgtagaaaaagaatatcaaagAATCACGATGGAAGCTAATACTTATACAAACTTTTTctcattgttaaatttttaatctaaaaaCATTTGATACGCCACAGATGTATAAGTTGTTCAGCgaggtaattatttttaaagtttaatatttcaatatctggaaatatatataggtatggaTTCCACATCGATATTGACGATTTaacatcgaaaaatttttcaaaataacatatatttagctacgtacacgtatatatatatgcgtgtgtgtgtatatatatatcatatatatttattactttgaaATGACTTTTCCAACTATATTTAGTTACGCGcgcacatgtgtgtgtgtatatatatatataaatatatgtatgtatatatgtatgtatgtttgtatgtatgtatacatatatatcatacatatttattactttgaaataatttttccaagTTGgcagaataaaattttgttaaataaacattattaagaaaacttttcttcaTTAAATCGAAGAATCATTGAATCGAAGATAACACTTTATGACagatttgataaattattcgatatatttgtaaatttttacaagcgagataaagagatcttttttcgttcggaataaaaatcttttcattcGAAAGAGAAGCCGACGACGAGCAAGAAATGCGACGTACATTATCGAGGTCGCTGACGTCTCTATATACTATGTatcctcccttttctttttaaggtACTCGTCTACTTCGAACAAACAAAAGAGTGGCATTGTCTCGAGATCCTCATGATACAACGGTCAATTATCATCCACTACTTCGATGCCCTACTGGCACCGAGATTGGGTAAGGTAATCGGTAATGCGCTGTGTCTCTGATGGAGAGATTATATTTGGTTCATCTATTCTCGAGATATTGGATGCACGTGTTGTAATTAGTGCATATAGAAGGATAGAGgacaaagaggaagagagagagagagagagagagagagagagacaaagctTATAACatctctttgattttttaaaacaacCTGAAACTCTTACATATTTATGCgattatgaaaaattgaagaatttcaatcaacaaaaataatatccaaTCGATATTTGCAAATTTGTGAAGTGCATAATCGAAGGTATCTATCAAAAGAGTCTTTCTCTACTGACACGGTTAAACATATACTAACTTACGGTGTCCACATTTGTCAATATGATTCGTGActttaaattcttctttacaggtacatatattcttctttgtttcacAATAAGAACCATCGAAGCCACAGTCGCGGTCAGCTTCACAACTGTCGCCAAATTTCTTGTTACCTCGatctaaacaaaaataagaaaatgttaatGTAATGTTCGTTGATATAATTTAAGtgcaatgaaatataatacatacattctCGTTAAGAAGTAGAATAAAATCAgctgatttaataataataaaagcagTAACGTCACGCTTAACAGAGCTAAGAAAGCAATCCTTTGCAAGACAAAATGATCCTACTTGATTGTCGCATTCCAGCTGCATAATAGACATCTGCTCGAATACGATCGCATTCTGATTCGAAATGGTAAGGACTCTCTTCCTTGTGATTTCGACAgatatttacttactttctcATCTCAGCGAATCATTAACAGTGTAAAATGAATCTGAGAAGGAATCCTACTAACTCTGAGAGGTAAATGTGTTTTAGAAAATCTGCATTTAAATCAATGTAACcaaagaaaagatatgaaatttttctgttattttaatatgaataataatggcatatatatcgttttaaacgccggaaattttcaagaaagaaaaatcgacagatagataaagagagagagagagagagagacataattttttaatggaaatatttCTACTTTATTTGCATCCTAGGACGACTATTTTAACGCTATATGAGAATATtgcatttttcataaattggTGCTCGATAATCGGCTGTCTTTTAACACGTTagtcgatttaaaaataacttattataaatatccttACGTTGCAACTTTGCTCAGTGATGGTCGTTTCTTTGAACGGTGAAATAGAACTTTAAACGAATAGATAAATTAACGAAAGGTCCAAAGCATTAATCCATAAGGTTTTGTCGAAGGGTCAACCTTAGCCGACGAAGCTATCGACCTACGACTTTATTTACATCGTGCTCGGCTTTCAGTTTCAGGATGTCCTACTTCTAGAATCTTTTTTTACCGAAGAAGACTCGAGCGCAAACCTCACTTGACTCTCATTTTTACCCACCAACCTggcttttttattctttggaaataaagaaaagtttgaTTTCAAAATAATGAACACAAGATTGACAcacaaattttctattctacgacgacgacgattttgCCTTTTGATATTTAAGATATCACGcgattttacaattatttaaccTTTTTGTCTCAAAATAAAAGCAGAAGTCACGATCAAAAGAGGGAATATATCTAGGACGAAATTAAAGAGGACATTTCCTGTCAACGATTTAACGTTTTACGACATACGTAGATATTCtctgaatttttaaataaacgatctttgaatgatttatatatatcagcAAAGTTAATCGTAAATGTAACAAGAGCGGCACTAATTGTATCGCTTTTAATGCGAATTGCATAAGAGTTGTACTCGAATGGTAGTTGAACATGAATCTCGTCTTCTCGTACATGACTCAGGTAAGGCCAACTTCCGTGTGCACACGAGCTAAGGTCTCGGAGAAAATCGATAGTCGCAGTTCGCGCATTATtgtgaaattaattagaaattcgtgaaaaaaattatgtcgatgaatgttaataattaaaattttgaatcaattaatattggatttatttatttaaatttgaacGATATTAGATTTGATACTTAAAATTATCAAActcataaataatttgtatgtaGCTATACATGTCGATATAACATAACACGAATTAATGTTATAGCGAAAAAAATTGCATgttaatgtaaaaatagaTTCATAAATTTAGCGTTAAAAATCTTAACTACGTACtgaattgataaattttctgGCATTTACTCGATTTATTCGAGTGAAAATGAACGATAGTATAGTATACGGGAAGTTCAAAGTAGTTACAATGTTTCGCATGAAAGTATCGCTTAAGGAACGATTAGGAAGAATTGTGCATAATTGTTCCGTTTGTTAGTTCtactcgaagaaagaaagagaacattgTAGATAGTCGTCGTGAACGTAGATTCCGTGAGTGGAAGTAAAAAATGGCGACGTGCGCGGGTCAATCTACTACTAGGCGTTAAAAGTGGGTCATTTCGGCATGGCAATTTGCCAGTGATCTCGGTAGCATGAGTCGTTTCTGTTTCTGCCGCAGTGTGGAAAGCTCACTTTCGAAAATGTCTTGAATGAACGCGAGCTTGAAAGCTTTGTGCGTACACACGCACGTGGATTCATTTGTTCAATGTTTATTTTTCGGacaaattctcttttttctttcgcgatggacttatataaaaatcgatcggacTGTTTGCTGATATgtttaagtaattaataaaacctCAAGCTTTTCGTATCATTTATCTTTCACATCTAACGATATTAGATTATTACACGATATTGGActcaattaaattaattgctATCATGACTTTCGCGCGAAACTTTTAATTTtgcgaaaggaaaagaatgaattatgaaatatgttctttcttttcacagTCCGTTCAAAATCAATGTCCCCAATCAAGAGAGAGTACACCGCATGAGGAAAGAGTATTAAGCGATCGTACATGGATATTCGTAGATTACGTGATAACGAGACAGATATATAAAGCCTGATAGCTTTATAGTTTACTAACACGCGAAAAACTAGCCAATGTTAGTCCCACTAATCTTCATTAAACGCTCGACATTTTTTTGACGATATCTTTGTTATTGGCGCATTTCATTAATCTTCCTGCTAACAACACTGttcaaattcattaattatttgctTTTGAATTCGTATTTTCATTGGATAATGTTCTCTCCGCTAGTATTCATTTTATGGAAAACGATTAATTTCGTGTTTCTATTCGAGCTTTTAAGCAGTCATCCCGTCCATCGAATATTACTAGTTTCGTAACggtctcgttttctttctagaACGATATTCATCGAAACGAGtgaatcgtgaaattaaaGACCTTTGTGGCTATAACGTTT
This window of the Vespula vulgaris chromosome 1, iyVesVulg1.1, whole genome shotgun sequence genome carries:
- the LOC127069360 gene encoding uncharacterized protein LOC127069360 isoform X1; the protein is MTIRSSVGKPSSPSETATMSIFSPSYVRMWNLNMHLICAIAFCFLIALDRPVFGQPDPPESTTIEDRGNKKFGDSCEADRDCGFDGSYCETKKNICTCKEEFKVTNHIDKCGHPANVNESCFFHEQCEARVSQTECRDSRCICIFEKIPVTQPNGVIVCIAENKEPPSLQYVDPAMIGVLVGMALMFIIICVVLRLFSKARWRENRTIFNTPNARLMNVSLLRDNKLLHTQERRGSRASVRVPSRQPSMVSLRAHSPNASQGAKHSQHSQHRVSRSRTGSRRGSRGSSGNSSAVSTKSNNKSPPNNPQNNVTDPVLENVTVEILEPKT
- the LOC127069360 gene encoding uncharacterized protein LOC127069360 isoform X2; translated protein: MTIRSSVGKPSSPSETATMSIFSPSYVRMWNLNMHLICAIAFCFLIALDRPVFGQPDPPESTTIEDRGNKKFGDSCEADRDCGFDGSYCETKKNICTCKEEFKVTNHIDKCGHPANVNESCFFHEQCEARVSQTECRDSRCICIFEKIPVTQPNGVIVCIAENKEPPSLQYVDPAMIGVLVGMALMFIIICVVLRLFSKARWRENRTIFNTPNARLMNVSLLRDNKLLHTQERRGSRASVRVPSRQPSMVSLRAHSPNASQGSRTGSRRGSRGSSGNSSAVSTKSNNKSPPNNPQNNVTDPVLENVTVEILEPKT
- the LOC127069360 gene encoding uncharacterized protein LOC127069360 isoform X3, with protein sequence MTIRSSVGKPSSPSETATMSIFSPSYVRMWNLNMHLICAIAFCFLIALDRPVFGQPDPPESTTIEDRGNKKFGDSCEADRDCGFDGSYCETKKNICTCKEEFKVTNHIDKCGHPANVNESCFFHEQCEARVSQTECRDSRCICIFEKIPVTQPNGVIVCIAENKEPPSLQYVDPAMIGVLVGMALMFIIICVVLRLFSKARWRENRTIFNTPNARLMNVSLLRDNKLLHTQERRGSRASVRVPSRQPSMVSLRAHSPNASQGIRA